The following DNA comes from Dehalococcoidales bacterium.
GGTTCAAATGGTTCGAGGGGTAGCTTGTTACTTATGATACTTACGATAGGTGAGCTCAAGAGAAGCAGAATCTTGAGAATAAGCAAGGGAGTCTAAGAGGGGTGAACCCCCTCTACCGTCCCGTCATTCCGTGCGTGACACGGAATCCAGAAGAGGAGCGGAAAGAACTGGATTCCGGCTGGAGTCTATCCCGTACCTGATACGGGGCCGGAATGACAACCAGGTAAACGGTCAAGAGGGAAGGGATAAAAGGGACAGGATTTTAATTCAACCAGGAATCGGAGGGGGGAGCTTGATTGATAATCGCTTAATCTCAGTGGCTAAGGGGGAACATCCCGCGGACCTGCTGCTGGCTAACGCACGGGTGGTCAATGTCTTTACCGGCGATGTTGAGTCGGCCAGCGTGGCTGTTTACGGGGGCAGGGTTGCCGGGGTGGGGGACTATCGCCAGGCCGGGGAAGTACTTGATTTAGAGGGCAAGTATCTTGCTCCCGGCTTTATCGACGGGCATACCCACCTGGAAAGCTCCATGCTCGATGTCGCCCAGTATGCCCGCGCCGTGGTGCCCCGGGGTACCTCTGCCGTGGTCACTGACCTCCACGAAATCGCCAACGTCTGCGGGCTGGCCGGTATGAGGTACGTGATGGACTGCGCCCGCCGTTTGCCCCTTGAGCTTTTCCTGATGGCTCCTTCCTGTGTGCCGGCCACCCACCTTGAGACCTCGGGAGCCAGCCTGGGTGTTGAAGAACTCAGGCAGGTGCTCAGATGGCGGGGCTGCATCGGCCTGGGGGAGATGATGAATTTCCCGGGGGTGCTGATGGGTGATGAAGCTGTTCTGGGTAAGATCGCCCTTGCCCGGGGTAAGATTGTTGACGGTCATGCCCCCGGTCTTGGCGGGACTAACCTCAGCGCCTACATCAGCGCCGGTATCCGTTCCGACCATGAATCGGTCTCACTGGAAGAAGCCCGCGAAAAGCTGAGCCGCGGAATGTATATCATGATTCGGGAAGGTTCATCCGAGAAGAACCTGGAGGCTCTGCTGCCCCTGGTCACGGACAAGACCTATAAAAGGTGCATGTTTGTTGTTGATGACCGCAGTTGTGTTGACCTGCTCAAGGACGGTGATATTGATGCCGTGGTGCGTAAGGCGATTGCCCTCGGGCTTGACCCGGTGCGGGCAATTCAACTGGTTACCATCAATGCCGCCGAATATTTCCGGCTGGACGGAATGGGGGCGGTGGCTCCCGGCTATCAGGCTAACCTGATAGTCATTTCCGACCTGTCAGGACTGAGGGTAGACATGGTCTTTCACCGGGGCCGCCTGGTGGCCAGGGAAGGGGAGCCGCTATTCCCGGTTGATATACTGTCTAGCGGTAGACCAACCGGTACCGTGAATCTTAGACCTTTCCCTCTGGAAGACCTGCGACTTAAAGCTTCAGGAAAGACCAGTCCCGTGATTGAGATTGTGCCGGGACAGATAATCACCCGGAAGAGAGTGGAAAAGGCGGTGGTTGTTGACGGGGCGGTAATGCCTGATGTCGGACGGGACATCCTGAAGCTGGTAGTGGTCGAAAGGCACAGAGCTACCGGTAATATTGGGCTGGGGCTGGTCACCGGTTTCGGTCTCAGGGAAGGGGCGCTGGCTTCGTCAGTGGCACATGATTCGCACAACATCGTCGCTGTCGGTACCAATGACGCCGATATTTTCACCGCCGTTCAGGAGATTGAACGGCTTCAGGGTGGCCTGGTGGTGGTTGCCGGGGGCAGGGTCTTAGCCTCCTTAGCCCTGCCGATTGCCGGGTTGCTCTCCGGCGAACCACTGGAAGTGGTGGTGGATAAGCTGAACGAGGTGGAGGCAGCGGCGGCTAGCCTGGGGACGGCGCTATCTTCCCCTTTTTCCACGCTCTCCTTTGTTGCCTTGCCGGTGATCCCCGAGCTTAGATTGACCGACCTGGGACTGGTTGATGTTGGTCAGTTCAGGCTGATTAGTTGAAAACGGATTCTGAATGGTAAAGTAGGGTATAACATGCTTTTAGGTAGAGATTCGGATAGAGAACAGTCCCTCTTCGAAAACCGGTATGATGCCGGGAGACAGCTGGCCATGAAGCTGCTTGATTATAAAGGGCAGTCCGTGGTGGTGCTGGCTATTCCTAACGGGGGAGTGCCGATAGCGCTGGAAGTGGCTCTGTCTCTTGAGGCTGAGCTTGACCTGGTTATCTCCCGTAAAATTCCTCTTCCGCTTAATCCCGAAGCCGGTTTTGGTGCGGTCGCTGATGACGGCACGGTAATTCTAAACGAAGAGGCGGTAAAAGCTAT
Coding sequences within:
- the ade gene encoding adenine deaminase, with protein sequence MIDNRLISVAKGEHPADLLLANARVVNVFTGDVESASVAVYGGRVAGVGDYRQAGEVLDLEGKYLAPGFIDGHTHLESSMLDVAQYARAVVPRGTSAVVTDLHEIANVCGLAGMRYVMDCARRLPLELFLMAPSCVPATHLETSGASLGVEELRQVLRWRGCIGLGEMMNFPGVLMGDEAVLGKIALARGKIVDGHAPGLGGTNLSAYISAGIRSDHESVSLEEAREKLSRGMYIMIREGSSEKNLEALLPLVTDKTYKRCMFVVDDRSCVDLLKDGDIDAVVRKAIALGLDPVRAIQLVTINAAEYFRLDGMGAVAPGYQANLIVISDLSGLRVDMVFHRGRLVAREGEPLFPVDILSSGRPTGTVNLRPFPLEDLRLKASGKTSPVIEIVPGQIITRKRVEKAVVVDGAVMPDVGRDILKLVVVERHRATGNIGLGLVTGFGLREGALASSVAHDSHNIVAVGTNDADIFTAVQEIERLQGGLVVVAGGRVLASLALPIAGLLSGEPLEVVVDKLNEVEAAAASLGTALSSPFSTLSFVALPVIPELRLTDLGLVDVGQFRLIS